Genomic DNA from Urocitellus parryii isolate mUroPar1 chromosome 5, mUroPar1.hap1, whole genome shotgun sequence:
CTTAGGCCATCAAGGAATTTGAAACTAATAGGgtaatgagatatcacttcatgCTCATTAGAatggcaaaaatataaaacactgacaatgccaaatgctggtgaggatgtagagcaCAGGAAGTCTCACTCCTGGTTGGTGAAAATGCACAACCACACAGCCACTCTGGAAGACAGTTGTAAAACTAAACATCCTcttaccatataacccagcttCTGGCATTTACCCAAATGAATTGAATACCTGTGTTTATAGAAAAAATTGCACATGGGTGTttatagtagcattattcataactgctaaaacttggaagcaaccaagatgtccaaCAGCAGGTAAATGGAAAATTAAACTATGGACATTGGGATACTGTTTagtgccaaaaaagaaatgagctatcaagccatggAAAGATGGGAAaactttaaatgcatattactagtgaaagaaaaaaatctaaaaagacttTATGATTCTAATCTAAGGGGTGCCAGGTAttagaggagaaggaggaatgaATAGATGGCATGCAGAGGGTTCGGGGGGCTGTTAAACTCTTCTGTATGACACTATAATGGTAACGACATATCatcatatattttcaaaaccTACAGAATGTACAGCTCCAAAAGTGAACTCCAATGTAAACGACAGAATTTTGGGTGACAATACTCAACGTAGTTTCATCAATTGGAGAAAAGGTATCATTCTGGTGAGTGATAGTGGAGGAGGCTGTATGGGGGATGGGAAAGGGGTGCATGAGAACTCTGTATACTCTGCTAAAATTTGCAGTGAATCTTAAATTGCTCTTAAAAGTCTATTTATTTTAAGCTATaatcaaaacagggctgggggtgtagctcagtggtagagtgcttgcctagcacgtgtgatgCTTGCAtagcaatgggttcaatcctcaacaccacacaataaataaatgtattgtgcctatctacaactaaacaaaaaaaaaattaaaaaacgaGATAACCAAAACAAAAGTAACcatgttataaagaaaaataaatggctgTCTTTAAGAAAGGTGAGAAACAAGTGTTAGTGTGGAGAATGAAGGGATAAAAGCGAATGGTAAATTAATGAGCCGGGACCTTGTATTGAACCAATAATGATAAAATGCCATgaaatgccaggcacagtggtggcacgtgcctgtaaccccagcgactggggaggcataggtaggaggattccaaattccaggtcagcctcagcaagactctgcctcaaaataaaaaatagaagaaatgggcatgtatctcagtggtaaagcatctctgggttcagtaGTATCccgccccctcaaaaaaaatgagATGGGGAGTAACTCAATACTGCAATACTGTTCATTTGCAATCCGAATGAAAAGGAGACGATTTATTGCACGTGCTCTAAAAGTATATCAGGTTACTGGTTGTATTTCAGCCCAGTAAACATTGATTGTATCCTCACGTGTTCCATATTTTGAACATAACCGTCATGAAAGTAATCATCTCCGAAAAATACGATGAAAAAGTAGCATCTGAATTCCTTTTGCCCTACACAGTATTCCCACATTAACATTCTCTCCAACCCTGCGCCCTGCACCGCAGAAGAGGTCCAAGGATTTCCTTTCCAGCCCGCATGTCCTCACCCTTGTCGCCGACAGGTGGCGCTCCGGCGCCATAACTGATATTACTCCGCTCTTGCCCGGTTCACCTCTAGCAAGGGCAGCGGAGCCCGGTCCTCGCTTCGCTTCCTCTTCTTGGGTCTCCGGGAATTTACCTTTTAAAGCCTGCTGGATACAAATGCCCAGAGTCTCTCTTGGGTTTTTCCTGGGCAGGTAACAAAACCGAGGCCCAAGTCCTAATGGCTTTCGTTTCTGGAAGGGAGAGTGATTCTGCAGGAAGACTAAGCCAGTCCTGGGACCCATTAGCAATGTCGGGGAGAAGGAGACGCAGCGCCGTGGACTCCGCGGCTAGAAGGCTGGCCGCGTGACCCTACGGGCGCCGGGGGAAACCACCTGCGCCGGGTATCCCTCCTGGACTCGAAGCCTCGCCCATTCCTTCGCCGCGGCGCCAGGGGGCGCAGCAGGGCAGCGGGAGCGCGGCGCGTGCGCGCTGGGCGAACTGGCGGACTCCGGTGCCGCACCCGGCCGCGGACAGCATGGAGACCGCGGCGGGCGCCCAGGCTGCCGGTAGCGCAGGGCCGCGGGAGCGAGGCCTTTGCGTGCTGTGCGGCCTGCCTGCAGCGGGAAAATCGACCTTCGCGCGCGCCCTGGGCCGCCGGCTGCGGCAGGAGCGAGGCTGGACCGTGGGCGTCCTCTCCTACGACGACGTCCTCCCAGACGCCTCCCTGGATTCCGAGGGCGCGCGGCCGCCGGTCAGCACGGGGCGGGCTGAGGGCGCCGAGCGCGGGCACGCAGCGCCGGGGGCACGCGGACGTGTGCCGGGGGCGGTAGCGAGCGCCCGCTGTGTGGGAGGTGCAGCCCTGCAGGGGCCGGGGACGCCGAGTTCCAGGAGCGTGGGCACGGCTAACGTTGCAGCCCGTGAACGAGGGGGCCTTGGATAAGACTTTTAGAATGATGCGTTGTGGAGGTTTACGTGTGCGTTGATGCATTCATGGATTGCATATTTTATGCAGTGGagccttttgatttttgtttttgatttgagACGAGGTCTGGctattttgcccaggctggcctcttgCTCCTAGGCTCGAGCGAACCTCATGCCTCCACCTCCAGAGTAGCCTACAGACCCGCACTATCGCGGCCCACCCTGGAATCTTATGGCAGAGTTAAGTTCTGAGTTCAGTGTACAGGGTAGAAATTCCTTGTAGTCagaagtaattttcttttctgtttttttttttgatactgggggttGATCCTAGGGGCGCTTTACCATAGAGCTATTCCCCgcctccagtctttttttttttttttgagaccgaGTCTTCACTAAGTTGATAAGAGCCTGGCTAAataacttgtggtcctcctgcctcagcctcccgagtagctgggattatgggtgagCACCACCAGACCTACAGGAAGTTTCTCCTTGGGCCAAGAAAGGAATCTCTCAAGAGTCCAAGGTAGCCAGTTTAACACCAGATCGTCCGTGGAGCTTGAACTCTGTCATTTGGTGTAAAGGGAACTTTattcccttaaaatttttttttttttttttaatcaacatttGCTAGAGTCCCTCCCAGAAAGAAAGAGGCTGTCCAAATGAAGGGCCTGGCCTCTCAGGCTTATCTTCCTTCTAATCAGGGAAAATCTGCCTCCACCAGAATTGGAAAAAGATGACTGTGTCCTAGTTGACCACTGGATGATTTAATGAGCTTATATTTGGGAACCAGCTTGTATGTTCCAAGCATATACTTGACTTTAATCCGTCAACTTAAAGTCAGCCCACTGAGATGTACCCTCTTGGAGAAGCACACGGAAACAGGCCACTGGGGGAAGAGTAAGGCCTGTCTGCAATTTACTCACTCTAAAGCAAATACCCcttgaaatattctgaaatttttaaattgtaatttttgttGCTGTGTGTTTGAGTGTAGATGAATTcacataaatcaaatgcaaaCATGACATGGTTCTGCTCAATAAGTATATTTGCGAAAGTATAGCTCTTTTAGCATGTGGACAAGTTCTCCACCTCTCCAGGAAAGCTTATctacttcttcattcttgatTAATTGGGAGGTAGATATCTATGTTGGGGTAGCACAGGATTTAGTTGCAAGAAAGCAGAAAATTGTTGGTAGGAGTGTTGTATTTGCTGGCCTTTGCCTCATGTTCATTACTATATATTTTTCCCACTCTTTGTCTTTAGACAGAGGTTCTGGGACTCATTTGGTCACCATGATTAGAAAATCTCACTTTTAGGAAGTGATTCGTGTTTCCTGCTTAGTGGTTTAGCTGATGCACCTGCGCAAGGTGTAATCTCAGTGAGGTGATAAGGCAGGGACCCGACCTGTCCTGGCATTCTCCCTTCAGCCTTGACTTCAGGAATATGTCAGTGCTCCTCACAGCCCTGGACCAACACACGATTGCTTGTATTCTCAAACTGCTTATTTTCTTCATCAGTCTGCTTCCTGCATATTTTCTAGCCCCCCACCAGCCCAGTTGTTAGCCTGAGGACTTTTTATCCTGACCTGGAGACTTTTAAGCTGACCATCTCGCTGGCCATAATCTTCCTCATTTCAGGGGCAAATCAGCACTGTCATATCTTAGCCAGGATGTTTTATTTAGCTCCTCCTTTCTAAATGAGAGCTTTTCATTCTCTCATTGATTctctcactcattcattcattgaatatACATTTTGGGAACACCAGATAAGTGCCAGACTGTCAGTTGGAGGATGGTATACAGTGAACTAGTGatctggcagagagagagagagatgtgcaAACAGTTAAATAGCCCAGTGTTTAACTACAGTGGACACATAATACTACAGAACAGGGTGTGTCAGTAGGCAAGGGAGAAGCTGAGTTGCCTTCGGCAAGGTTCAGTCTGAAGGAGGCTTCTCTCTTGGCTCTACCAGCATTAAATAAGAGTTTTCAGTCAGAGGGAGCAGTGTATATGAAGACGGAAGCCTGAGAAAGGAGGTATCTGTAGGGAACTCCAGATGGTTTAGCCTTGTAAGCTGACATTTTCATATGAGGCAGGGTGGCAGTTGGGACAGATGACCACCCTGCTGTCCAAAGCCTAATGTAAATTgtgatttttccatcttttacaGCCATCCCAATGGAAAATGCTTCGACAGGAACTGTTGAAGTACCTGGAATGCTTCTTGACTGCTGTCATTAGCGGGTGCCCGATGTCTGCCCCACCCAACAGGACTGAAGCCATATGGGAAAGTTTTATAACTTGCCTAAAGGATCAAGATCTGATATTTTCTTCAGCACTCAAGGCCCCATATTGCTATCTCTTAGCAAAAACTGCTGTTTCTAGacctttatttttggttttagatGACAACTTTTATTATCAAAGTATGAGATACGAAGTCTTCCAGCTGGCTCGGAAatgtaattaaaacattttttcttacaCATGGAAACAGTTATTCATATATCAATCACTGTTGTCTTCAGTAAGAATTTAATTGGATAGGAggtttatacagatttaattttaaaagtgaggtGTTCAGTATTACAGATGGAGTTTTTCGTGCTTCAGCTGGGATAGTTTGTCTAATATATGTTAACTTCACATTTTGGAAAGATAATAGACAGTAACTTGATGATTTAAACTGTTTTCAGATTCATTAGGCTTTTGCCAGCTCTTTTTAGATTGTGCCCTTGAGACCTGCTTGCAGAGGAATGGCCAGAGATTACGAGCCCTGCCTCCAGAGACCATTTATGCAATGGGGGAAAAGATAGAAAAGCCCAACCCTCAGAAAAATGCTTGGGAACACAACAGCCTTACAATTCAGAGTCCAGCATGTTCTTTGGAGAGCAGGTATGCTACTCAAAGCCATCTTTCCTTGGTGCCCCCTGTGCCAATGACTATGCTTAGTAAATGTTTTACCCATCTCAGTTTGGCTGATCCTTACGTAGCTCTGGAGGACTATTGTGCGTAAGAGCAGTTTGGTCCCAGGTCTTAAGAACCTGTCACCTATGTCTAAATCCACATAGTCACAGGGTAACTGTTGAAGGGGAAGTGTGGAGTCTGGTGGTCCTGTGTTGAAGTCGAAAAATGACCTGATAAAGGTACCTTTTCCAGACTTCTACAAAGTAAATAATAAGAGTTATTGATCACATTCTACGTATTGGGCATGTTCTGGACTTTTATATGTATGGTCTcattcagtcttttttaaaaatatattttagttgtcgacagacctttaatttatttatttatatgtggtactgagaattgaacccagtgcttcacacgtgctaggcaagtgctcttccactgagctacaactccagctccctCATTTGATCTTTATAATAACACTTTAAGAGGGGAAGCTGTAATCCCTTTTTCCATAGGATAACAGGCCCAGGAAGTGACATTCCCAGGTAGTTAAGTGGCCAAGCCCCCTGCAGTCTCACTTTAGAACCTCAACTCCTAGTGTGAGAAGAATCATCTTGAGGTTGAGACTCAACATGATGATCTCACTGGCTTACCATTTCAGTCCTCCATGTACTCTGAGTAAAATTCAAACTCCTGACCCTTACATGTTCTAATAGCCCTGACTCTCCAGCTTCATATTCTACCACTTCCCCTCTTTTAAACTAAACCAGTCTTTTCCTGTGGCCTCTGTACTTGCTCCCCCGCTGCGTTTCCCATATATTTAAGCTGACTGCCTTGTCTGACCAGGGTGAAGGAGTCACTCTCTTACCATTATCACCTTATTTATTGTCTTCACTCACCTATCCATtatgttcaaaattatttttgcttaattttccCTCCATTATATTAGCAGGCTTGGTGGGGTTAGGGATCTTTTTACACCCCAAATCAGCACATAGTTCTACATAAGCAGTTGTACAATATTTTTCATATgagaagctcaataaatatttaagtgaatgaatgaattctacCTCAGTCCTCTCTAGACCATTGACCAGTGAGGAACTTTGCTAATCCTTATTCAGTAAATaagcagaagacagaaagtaAAGACAGACCTTCTTTCATCAGAGACTAAAGACTAAATGATGGGCTGTAGGGGCTATCATATAGCCTCTACAGCCCAACATTTAATAGGGGAAGATAGGGGATAACTTTTCAAAGCTTATTGATGAGTCTtaggaaattaatattttgtaaacGAGGGAGGTTTGGACTTAAAATTGTTTGTATTTGGATTTTGCAAATGGAAGATACTTCCAAATCCGTTGAGTTCTTCCCCTTTTACTAATGATCTTGGGTTGAAGCAATTT
This window encodes:
- the Pstk gene encoding L-seryl-tRNA(Sec) kinase isoform X2 produces the protein METAAGAQAAGSAGPRERGLCVLCGLPAAGKSTFARALGRRLRQERGWTVGVLSYDDVLPDASLDSEGARPPPSQWKMLRQELLKYLECFLTAVISGCPMSAPPNRTEAIWESFITCLKDQDLIFSSALKAPYCYLLAKTAVSRPLFLVLDDNFYYQSMRYEVFQLARKYCALETCLQRNGQRLRALPPETIYAMGEKIEKPNPQKNAWEHNSLTIQSPACSLESSLEVTDLLLLTALENPVKNIEDNMEQKEMDRIICSTNVLHKADQTLRRIVSQTMKEAKDEQVLPNNLKLLAEELNKLKAEFLEDLRQGNKYLCFQPTTDLSDVTSFFCNEKDNIVQKYFSKQH
- the Pstk gene encoding L-seryl-tRNA(Sec) kinase isoform X1, coding for METAAGAQAAGSAGPRERGLCVLCGLPAAGKSTFARALGRRLRQERGWTVGVLSYDDVLPDASLDSEGARPPPSQWKMLRQELLKYLECFLTAVISGCPMSAPPNRTEAIWESFITCLKDQDLIFSSALKAPYCYLLAKTAVSRPLFLVLDDNFYYQSMRYEVFQLARKYSLGFCQLFLDCALETCLQRNGQRLRALPPETIYAMGEKIEKPNPQKNAWEHNSLTIQSPACSLESSLEVTDLLLLTALENPVKNIEDNMEQKEMDRIICSTNVLHKADQTLRRIVSQTMKEAKDEQVLPNNLKLLAEELNKLKAEFLEDLRQGNKYLCFQPTTDLSDVTSFFCNEKDNIVQKYFSKQH
- the Pstk gene encoding L-seryl-tRNA(Sec) kinase isoform X3 — translated: MMRCGGLRPSQWKMLRQELLKYLECFLTAVISGCPMSAPPNRTEAIWESFITCLKDQDLIFSSALKAPYCYLLAKTAVSRPLFLVLDDNFYYQSMRYEVFQLARKYSLGFCQLFLDCALETCLQRNGQRLRALPPETIYAMGEKIEKPNPQKNAWEHNSLTIQSPACSLESSLEVTDLLLLTALENPVKNIEDNMEQKEMDRIICSTNVLHKADQTLRRIVSQTMKEAKDEQVLPNNLKLLAEELNKLKAEFLEDLRQGNKYLCFQPTTDLSDVTSFFCNEKDNIVQKYFSKQH